The proteins below come from a single Salvelinus alpinus chromosome 18, SLU_Salpinus.1, whole genome shotgun sequence genomic window:
- the LOC139543491 gene encoding myb/SANT-like DNA-binding domain-containing protein 4 isoform X2, whose translation MATRAAYFSPSEAQILMEAYEEVKDIIKKKGNTATVIKQREKAWQSIADRLNALNMNGPKRTWQQVKIKYKNILQNAVKKNTHRQGTGGGSPKADLTPAEDMALELNKGRPVLEGIPGGKETSIGSSQDATRFIQVSGSTVFLLEPPAQAPDDADPGEGPSAAATAHDGDDDEEETISLDSRRHEDPDAIQWENQPGNISSQAIRKLYGNHLRRQIELADIDIQYKKKKMENLALESEIKKRTIRKLDLEIKKLERELQEDDTAQNKN comes from the exons atggcaactagagccgcgtacttttccccgtcggaagcacaaatcctcatggaggcatacgaggaggtaaaagatataattaagaagaaaggcaacaccgccacagtgataaagcaaagagaaaaagcgtggcaaagtattgcagaccgcctgaatgc attaaacatgaacgggccaaaacggacatggcagcaggtcaaaatcaaatacaagaacattctgcagaatg cagtgaaaaagaatacccacagacaaggcacgggtggtgggtcaccaaaggctgaccttaccccagcagaggacatggccttggagctaaataaaggcaggcccgtcttagaggggatccctggggggaaagagacgagcataggttcctcccaagatgccacccgcttcattcaag tgtctggcagcactgtgttcctgttagagccaccagcacaagcaccagacgatgctgatcca ggtgaaggccccagtgcagcagcaacagcacatgatggagacgatgatgaggaggagaccatctctctggattccagaaggcatgag gacccagatgctatacagtgggaaaaccagcctggcaacata agctcacaagctatcagaaagttgtatggcaaccacctccggcgccaaatagaactggcagacatagacattcagtacaagaagaaaaagatggaaaatcttgcactggagtccgaaataaaaaagaggacaattaggaaactggaccttgaaataaaaaaacttgagagggag ctccaagaagatgacacagctcaaaataaaaattag
- the LOC139543491 gene encoding putative nuclease HARBI1 isoform X1, with translation MLIQVKAPVQQQQHMMETMMRRRPSLWIPEGMRYLCRLLGPRIKHRTARSHALSVEQMVCVALRFFASGAFLYSVGDAEQLNKATICRTIRSVCLAIKALADVFISFPGHRRLCDIKEEFYRIAGFPNVIGAVDCTHIRIKAPSGAHEADFVNRKSFHSINVQMVCNADCVISNVVAKWPGSVHDSRIFRASEIYQCLSQGEFSGVLLGDRGYGCQPFLLTPFTDPQEAQQAYNHAHARTRARVEMTFGLLKARFHCLHKLRVSPVRACDITVACAVLHNVACLRREGPQSATSHGLGQSGNLP, from the exons atgctgatcca ggtgaaggccccagtgcagcagcaacagcacatgatggagacgatgatgaggaggagaccatctctctggattccagaaggcatgag gtatctatgcagactactgggtcccaggattaagcaccgcactgcacggagccatgcactgagtgtggagcaaatggtttgtgtggccttgcgcttttttgctagtggagccttcctgtactcagtgggggatgcagaacagctgaacaaggccacaatttgccgcacaataaggagtgtgtgtctggctatcaaagcattagcagatgtcttcatctccttccctggccacagaagactctgtgacatcaaagaggagttctataggattgcag gtttccccaatgtcattggtgcagtggactgcacacacataaggataaaagccccctcaggtgcccatgaggccgattttgtgaataggaaatcctttcacagcattaatgttcag atggtctgcaatgctgactgtgtgatcagcaatgttgtggcaaaatggcctggctcagtccatgactccagaatctttcgggcctctgaaatctatcagtgcctatcacaag gtgaattctctggtgtgttgctgggagacagggggtatggctgccagccttttctcctgacacctttcacagacccccaggaagcacagcaggcctacaaccatgcccatgccaggaccagggccagagttgaaatgacctttggcctcctgaaggcacgctttcactgccttcacaaattaagggtcagccctgttagggcatgtgatattactgtggcttgtgctgtcctccacaatgtggcctgcctgaggagagagggcccccagagtgccaccagccatggactgggacaatccggcaatcttccctga
- the LOC139544609 gene encoding uncharacterized protein, which produces MGVLCGEKFSDNGQRCRKCCGFFWLKNHFHSLGYTEKLKPVRVITPDSVLWPTGKVHRRPKPSTSVQTPQIHKRPPIIVSYGRDQTSGDGWSVNPEPLSQSGRVTRLIERKNDDVISSSSSDDFSIYSFTDCESECDDEDHERRTPPLKVENGKVTKLDVRDMDEDDDLSLHSFDESDFLSPGKVSGPVSVKNGLSPLVNSAQRTLAEALRALPSAVGSPYPVNVPRPLTPLNPVIIALPRTENFPYRHSPRLAPITNLSETGR; this is translated from the exons atgggggttCTATGTGGTGAGAAATTTAGTGAC aatggccaACGCTGTCGAAAATGTTGTGGATTTTTTTGGTTGAAGAACCATTTTCATTCTCTGGGGTACACGGAAAAG TTGAAACCAGTGAGGGTGATCACCCCTGATTCCGTGTTGTGGCCAACCGGCAAGGTGCACAGAAGGCCAAAGCCT TCTACTTCAGTGCAGACCCCTCAGATCCACAAAAGGCCT CCAATCATTGTGAGCTATGGGCGGGACCAAACATCTGGGGATGGATGGAGCGTCAATCCAGAGCCTCTCAGCCAG TCTGGAAGGGTGACTCGGCTGATAGAGAGAAAAAATGATGACGTGATCTCATCCTCCAGTTCGGATGACTTTTCGATCTACTCCTTCACTGACTGTGAATCGGAG TGTGATGATGAGGATCATGAAAGGAGGACACCACCGCTGAAAGTTGAGAATGGAAAGGTGACAAAGCTTGACGTGAGGGATATGGACGAGGATGATGATCTGTCTCTCCACTCCTTCGATGAGTCAGACTTCCTG AGTCCAGGGAAGGTTTCAGGTCCTGTATCTGTCAAGAATGGCCTCTCTCCTCTTGTGAACTCAGCACAACGGACCCTGGCTGAAGCCCTACGGGCCCTGCCCTCTGCTGTAGGCTCTCCCTATCCAGTAAATGTCCCAAGGCCTCTGACTCCTCTCAACCCTGTCATTATCGCTCTGCCCCGAACTGAGAACTTCCCATACCGCCACAGCCCTCGCCTGGCTCCCATCACCAACCTGAGCGAGACCGGCAGGTAG